In one window of Bombus vancouverensis nearcticus chromosome 10, iyBomVanc1_principal, whole genome shotgun sequence DNA:
- the FAR1 gene encoding fatty acyl-CoA reductase 1 — protein sequence MSTISNSQTTSVKEFYRDRSIFVTGVTGFMGKVLVEKLLRSCPIKNIYVLIRNKKGQDAHQRLRALLNGPLFDKLRRDAPNELLKVIAVPGDITEHELGISESDQNVLIRNVSVVFHSAATVKFDEALKISVTINMVGTKQLLNLCHRMQNLEALIHVSTAYCNCDRKDIAEEIYPLIAEPEQIFALTKVMDDKMVDDITPILIGNRPNTYTFTKALAERMLEAESDYLPISIVRPTIVLSSFREPVAGWLDNWNGPTGLIAAAGKGFFRTMLCRGEMVADIVPVDIVINLMIVAAWKTAMNRTKTIPIYNCCTGQQNPITWRKFVELSFKYSRMHPYNDVIWYPGGRCHNSAIVNKICMLIQHIVPAHILDFTLRLKGKTANMVTLQSKLEKATKYLEYFTTQQWIFKDDNVRELNEELSLEDRQTFTFDVRQIDWASYLEHYILGIRHFLLKENPDTLPAARVHLKKLYWIHKAVQFGVLLVLLRFLLFRSTVTQNACYSLVSLVLRVCRIIV from the exons ATGAGTACAATAAGTAACAGTCAGACTACGTCCGTAAAGGAATTCTACAGGGATAGAAGCATCTTCGTGACTGGCGTTACTGGATTTATGGGCAAAGTCCTTGTCGAGAAACTGCTCAGATCTTGTCCAATAAAGAACATTTATGTCTTGATAAGAAATAAAAAGGGGCAAGATGCACACCAGAGGTTGCGGGCACTGTTGAATGGACCG CTGTTCGATAAACTACGTCGAGACGCACCGAATGAGCTTCTGAAGGTAATCGCCGTGCCTGGAGACATCACGGAACACGAACTGGGTATTTCAGAATCTGATCAGAACGTTCTAATAAGAAACGTGTCAGTCGTCTTTCATTCTGCCGCTACTGTGAAGTTTGATGAGGCCCTCAAGATTTCGGTTACTATTAACATGGTCGGCACTAAACAGCTATTGAATCTGTGTCACCGTATGCAAAATTTAGAG GCGCTGATCCATGTTTCAACGGCATATTGCAACTGTGACCGTAAGGACATCGCTGAAGAAATCTATCCTCTTATAGCGGAACCAGAACAAATATTCGCTTTGACGAAGGTGATGGATGACAAGATGGTTGACGATATAACACCAATTTTGATCGGCAATCGACCGAATACCTATACATTTACCAAAGCCCTAGCGGAAAGAATGTTGGAAGCAGAATCTGATTATTTACCGATTTCAATTGTGAGACCCACTATAGTTCTATCATCGTTTAGAGAACCGGTTGCCGGATGGTTAGATAATTGGAACGGACCGACTGGTCTTATTGCCGCAGCTGGCAAAGGTTTCTTCAG AACTATGCTTTGCCGGGGAGAAATGGTAGCTGATATAGTGCCGGTCGACATAGTGATCAATTTGATGATCGTCGCGGCATGGAAGACCGCGATGAATCGCACGAAGACGATTCCCATATACAATTGCTGCACAGGCCAACAGAATCCAATCACCTGGAGGAAGTTCGTTGAACTGTCATTCAAGTACAGCCGAATGCACCCATACAACGATGTGATTTGGTACCCAGGTGGCAGGTGCCACAATTCCGCTATAGTGAACAAAATATGCATGCTCATCCAGCACATTGTACCGGCGCACATTTTAGACTTTACTCTTCGACTGAAGGGCAAGACGGCCAATATGGTCACATTACAATCGAAACTTGAAAAAGCTACCAAATACTTGGAGTACTTTACTACGCAACAATGGATATTCAAAGATGATAATGTTCGAGAATTAAACGAAGAGCTTAGTCTCGAGGACCGCCAGACATTTACATTCGACGTTAGACAAATTGACTGGGCTTCATACTTGGAACACTATATTTTGGGAATTCGGCACTTCCTCCTCAAGGAGAACCCGGACACACTGCCAGCTGCTCGTGTACACCTTAAGAA ATTATACTGGATTCACAAAGCTGTGCAATTCGGGGTGCTATTAGTACTGCTGCGTTTTCTGTTGTTTCGAAGTACCGTGACCCAAAACGCATGTTATTCATTGGTGTCTCTGGTGTTACGTGTGTGCCGTATAATTGTTTGA